In the genome of uncultured Methanobrevibacter sp., the window CACAAACATGCAATTTTCGTTCTTTCTAACATTATTTCTGAAGTAATCTTGAACAAGGAAGAGGGATCTGTTCCTCCAAATGTTTCAAATGCTTTAAGGGATCTTGTAAGAAGATCTAAAAAAGAATTAAAAGCGGCTGAAGCTGCTCAATCCAAATAATTCTTTTTTCTTTATTTTTTTATTTTTCTATTTTTGTTATCTTTTTTAGTGGTTTTTTGTGTATTATTGTGTATTTTTTTCTTTTTTTCGTGGTTTTTGTGTATTATTGTGTATTTTTTTCTTTTTTTCGTGGTTTTTGTTGTAGTGTTCAAAAGTTTTTTGTGTATCCCTGTTGTTTTTTCATCTATTTTTTCTTTAGGATTTTTAAATTATTATTCTTGTCTTAAAAAGATTTAAATATATTATTACTGATATATATTTATAGTATAAAAATTTAATACTAAAATATTAAAATTAGAATCATATTAATAAATAGATTCATATTAAATAAAAAAATTTTAATATTTTAAGTATTTAGATTGACAGATTTAATTAATGGCGAGAATTAAAATCATTCATAGAAAAATTATAATTAAATAAAATTTTTAAATAAAATTTTTTAAAAAAACTTTTAAAGGGTGATATCTTGAAAGTTATTATTGATGCAGCAAATGTTGCGCATTTTCATAAAGAGGAAGGCTCTAAAGCTAAATTAAAAAACATTACCTTAGCCGTAAAGGCATTGGAAGAAGAAGGTCATGACTTTTTAATCATAGCAGATGCTTCCTTGCGTCATAATATAGATGATAAGGAAACTTTTGTCAGATTGGTTAATGATGGAATCATTGATGAGGTTCCTGTAGGAACCATTGCAGACCATTACATTCTTGATTTGGCTTATGAAGAGGATGCAAAGGTATTGTCCAATGACAAGTTCAGGGATTTCATGTCTGAATTCCCAGACATCAACAGCATAAGGATTCCATTTTCAATTCAAGACAATGAATTGGTAATGGGAAAAGCCAAAAAACCTAAAAAAGTCAAGAATCTCTTGCAGAACATCTGTGATGAAATATTGAATGAACTTGAAAGAAAACGTTGGGTAGTCTACAAAGGAAAGGAGACAACCAAATTCACTCCATTGAATGTTGCAAAGCAAGCTATTCTCTTGCTTGATGAGTCTGAACAGGATAACGTTTCCTCAAAAATAGAAGGAATATTCTCTAAATTGCCAATGTTTGACAAGGTTATGGAAATGGTGGATGATGTTGAAACATCAGTCCCATATGTGATCTTTGTTCTTGTTCATCCAAAAGACTATAAGGCAGCTGTAAAGGATGCAGGTAACATTTCAGTAACTGTAGCGGACAGATTGAGATTGGTTCACAAGCCACTTATCGCAGTTAGAAATGACTTGTTCATCAAGCCAGGTTACTTTGGATTGAACATCGTCTTGACTGATGAGGTGGAGGACAATCCTCCATATAACATTGAAATCCAAACAAACACCTATGATGAGGTATTCATTAAGAAGAATTCAAGAAACATTGCAAGTACAATTGCAGGCAGATTAGGTTCCTGGAAGTTCCCATTCGTTTCAGTCAAGCCTAATATGATTCTTGAAAAGCCAGGTGAGTTTGAGATCTATTTGGAAAAGAATTCCAAGAAAAAGAAAGATAAGGATTAAATACCTAATCTTTCAATTAATATTTTAAAAGGTCCTATCTAATGGATCTTATTTCTAATTAACGATTTTGAAATTTACGATTCATACTTAATTTATTAATATTTAAAAACTAATAGGAGGTAAAATATGGCTGAACATAGTATTATAAGAAAGCTTGTTTCATTAGTAACAAAACATGAAATCATAAGCATAGGTACTAAATACTTCCCTACCACTCCATTGGAAACTGAATATGTGGACATGTTCAATTACACTCAAACCATGTTAATGGAGATCGATAAGGCACATATCACAACAGAAAGTATTTTTACCAACTTGGTTAGAGATGTTGGCCGTGAAAACATTCCAGAAAATCATAGCTTTTATGAATTACTTCCTGCTCAAGATAAGGTTGAAGAATATGCTCTTGTAAGCAATATCATAATGGGTAGTGACCGTTATATGTATGTGGAGCTTTCAGAACCTTCTTATATTATTAATCTTTTCACTGACATTATTTTAAGAGAAAATGGAGAAATTATCGAAAGAAGCGAAACCGAAATCGTTTCACGATTGATGTCTAAAAACGATGCAATCAGAGTGGCTATAAGATTGGTGGGCATTGGTTTGGATAATGGAATCAAAGTAAGAGCTGCTGCTGGTATGACTGGTGCTGCAGCTATTGAAAGATCCATTAAGTTCAATAAGGAAGTTGGAGATTCTCCAGGTGTTGCATTCACTAAATTAGGTGGTGAGTATGCACTTGTATTGGACACTCCATTCAAATTGGCTGAATCCGAACCTCCTGAGTTCCAGCAATACCTGTTCATTGATATTGTTGACTCTACAAACTTCATTTCCAAGCATGGAAGAAACAAGCTTGTGGAATTGATGACAAGCGTCAAGGAGTTCATGGAAGATTGTGAGGGTCAAATCGAGGGATACCGTGAAGGTGGAGATGACTTGATAGCAAAATTCCCAAGTAAGGATGTAGCTATTCGTGCAGGCCTTGATTGTGCATGGTTTATATTGAATAACGGTGCTAAAGTCAAGATTGGAATAGGCAGAAGCAGAAGAGAAGCAGGTGAACGTGCGAACATTGCAGAGAGCATTCATGGATTCGGCGCATTGTCTTTAGTCATATTTGATTTGGCTAATGGTTTGTATGGATATTACATTCCATCAGACTTTACAAGAACCTTATGCGAATTCTTAACAAATAAGAAAGGTAAGTTAATAACTGCATTTATTGTAATGTTTGTAGCATCATATTTGCTTGCTATAATGGGCATGGGCATTTATGGACTTTTATTAGTTTTATTGCTTGTGGCTTACTATACATTTAGGTAAAATTTATTCTTAAAAATTATTTAGTATTCAGTTGAAATTTGAAATTTGTAGTCTTAGTTTTAAAGACTTAAATATGTAATTTGTGGTGAAATTAATGGCAATCGGTAGAAGAGGGAATTCTAGAAAACAGCAAAACAAGAATGTCTTGAAAACTAGAACTCCTAATAATTCTAGAAACTCCAGAGGTTCAAGAGGTTCAAGACACTCAGGTCCC includes:
- a CDS encoding UPF0058 family protein encodes the protein MYKDEMIQLHQFLVYVLKYLDTDNSAHEFFDDYLALNISPHHIHRTKAEHKHAIFVLSNIISEVILNKEEGSVPPNVSNALRDLVRRSKKELKAAEAAQSK
- a CDS encoding Zc3h12a-like ribonuclease, giving the protein MKVIIDAANVAHFHKEEGSKAKLKNITLAVKALEEEGHDFLIIADASLRHNIDDKETFVRLVNDGIIDEVPVGTIADHYILDLAYEEDAKVLSNDKFRDFMSEFPDINSIRIPFSIQDNELVMGKAKKPKKVKNLLQNICDEILNELERKRWVVYKGKETTKFTPLNVAKQAILLLDESEQDNVSSKIEGIFSKLPMFDKVMEMVDDVETSVPYVIFVLVHPKDYKAAVKDAGNISVTVADRLRLVHKPLIAVRNDLFIKPGYFGLNIVLTDEVEDNPPYNIEIQTNTYDEVFIKKNSRNIASTIAGRLGSWKFPFVSVKPNMILEKPGEFEIYLEKNSKKKKDKD